The sequence below is a genomic window from Thalassobaculum sp. OXR-137.
GAGCCGACCATGGGCCTGCGCGGCATTCCCGAGACCGAAGTGCTCTTCCAGGATCTGGAGCTCTCCGCCGACCGGCTGGTCATGCCGCCGAGCGGGCTGAAGCGCGGTTTCGCCGACCTGATGAACGCCTACAACGCCCAGCGCGTCGGGGCGGGAACGGTGGCGCTCGGCCTCGCCGAGGGTGCGTATCGCCGCGCGCTCGCCTTCTCCAAGGAGCGCGAGCAGTTCGGCCGTCCGATCGCCGAATTCCAGGGCCTGCAATGGATGCTGGCCGACATGAGCGTGCAGATCGAGGCGGGCCGCGCCCTGATCTGGCGGGCGGCGGCGACCGAGGGCACGAAGGGCAGCCCGTTCCCGGACAGCCTGGCGGCGGCACAGTCGAAGATCTTCGCCTCCGAAATGGCGATCAAGGTGACGACCGACGCCCTGCAGGTGTTCGGCGCGCGCGGCTATTCCCGGAACTACCCGATGGAGCGCATCCAGCGCGACGCCCGGATGTTCACCATCGGCGGCGGCACCGCGCAGATCCTGCGCACGGTCGTCGCCTCGCGCCTGCTGGAGCGCAAGCTGCCGCAGACCCGCGACGGCTTTGCCGCGCTGGAGGCTGCCGGTAAGCTCCCCCGCTCTTCGGGCACCACCCAGGCCGCCGAGTAAGCGCCCAGCATAAGCGAGGATTCCATGACCGAGACGGTGCGTGCCGCCGACCTGCTCGCGCGGCGTCTCTACGAGGCCGGATGCCGGCTTGCCTTCGGCATTCCGGGCGGCGAGGTGCTGACGATCGTCGATGCGCTGGAGAAGGCCGGGATCGAGTTCCGCCTCGCCAAGCACGAGAATGCCGCCGGTTTCATGGCCGAGGGCGTCTATCACATGACCGGCGCGCCCGGGATTTTGGTCTGCACCGTCGGGCCGGGGGCCGCCAACGCCGTCAACGTCGCCGCCAATGCCGAGCAGGACCGGGTGCCGCTGATCGTCATCACCGGCTGTGTCGACGAGGACGAGGCGGTGACCTACAACCACCAGGTCTTCGACCACCAGCAGGTGTTCCGCCCGATCGTAAAGGCGAGCTTCCGTGTCAGCGCCGGCGCGGTCGACGCCCTGGCCGACAAGGCGGTGTCCATCGCCCTGGATCAGCGCCCCGGCCCGGTGCATCTCGACCTGCCGATCTCGGTGGCCGCCGCCGAGGTTCCGGTGCCGGCCCGCCCGACCCGCCGGGTGCCGGACATGGCCGCCGTGCCCGCGCCAGGCCCCGATCTCGACACCGCACGGACATGGCTGGCCGAAGCGGAGAAGCCGATCCTGGTGGTCGGCCTCGATGTGGTGACCCAGGATTGCGC
It includes:
- the acdA gene encoding 3-sulfinopropanoyl-CoA desulfinase, giving the protein MSFALTAAQEELRAKARDLAETVIAPRAAEVDRSEQYPWDNVKALTEAGFMGMTVPKELGGKGHSFLDVVLVIEEMAAQCGVTGRIVVEGNMGAISALLQYGSEWQRKIAAEHVLSGDKLAICITEPDAGSAATQMTTRADRKGDTYVLNGKKHWITGGGVSKLHLIFARVFDESGEELGIGGFIAFRDEDKGLVIGTREPTMGLRGIPETEVLFQDLELSADRLVMPPSGLKRGFADLMNAYNAQRVGAGTVALGLAEGAYRRALAFSKEREQFGRPIAEFQGLQWMLADMSVQIEAGRALIWRAAATEGTKGSPFPDSLAAAQSKIFASEMAIKVTTDALQVFGARGYSRNYPMERIQRDARMFTIGGGTAQILRTVVASRLLERKLPQTRDGFAALEAAGKLPRSSGTTQAAE